In one window of Myxocyprinus asiaticus isolate MX2 ecotype Aquarium Trade chromosome 43, UBuf_Myxa_2, whole genome shotgun sequence DNA:
- the LOC127433771 gene encoding uncharacterized protein LOC127433771 translates to MFSLVCLVVSLHCLLTLSVLEATSLAKFPKDKAVSIDSEQANNFLTNSRPRREADPNWHRKNPDFQSYYRYYSSIGHIEGLYEIDRLRTLYQQMRHLELTYGPEASKYQNSLGLQLKTTPPPTTTQPPPPTLPPVSKMDVMYLCNAKDPQCKPHIVYLPTSAVPVLCDPRYHPDCKLSTVQESPSSPVTASEPVASSPPPPQKSTPPPPPPPPPIISKGLEYDCDPYWDPDCLIDHPPRPVKVIEPPAVLPTNGVLALNKKEEKETGNKVILNAPFPTYDPFDFNQDLYDPYRHAAPAPDPE, encoded by the exons ATGTTTTCTCTGGTGTGCCTAGTTGTGTCGCTGCACTGCTTGTTAACTCTGTCAG TGTTGGAGGCCACATCTCTAGCAAAATTTCCAAAAGACAAAG CCGTCAGCATTGACTCCGAACAAGCCAATAACTTTCTGACCAATTCACGTCCGAGGAGAGAAGCTGACCCCAACTGGCATCGGAAAAATCCAGATTTTCAGTCATACTATCGTTACTACAGCAGCATTGGACACATCGAAGGG CTCTATGAGATAGACAGACTTAGGACGCTTTACCAGCAAATGCGTCACTTGGAGCTCACCTATGGCCCTGAGGCATCCAAATACCAGAACAGCCTTGGTCTTCAACTGAAGACAACTCCTCCTCCCACAACCACACAGCCTCCTCCCCCCACCTTGCCACCTGTGTCCAAGATGGATGTTATGTACCTGTGCAATGCAAAGGACCCCCAGTGCAAGCCACATATTGTGTACCTGCCTACCAGTGCTGTCCCTGTGCTTTGCGATCCACGTTACCACCCAGACTGCAAACTCAGCACTGTCCAGGAGTCTCCTTCTTCACCTGTAACTGCCTCAGAGCCAGTGGCCTCCTCTCCTCCTCCCCCACAAAAatccaccccaccaccaccaccccctCCTCCTCCAATAATTAGCAAAGGATTGGAGTATGACTGTGACCCCTATTGGGATCCCGACTGCCTGATCGACCACCCGCCCAGACCAGTAAAGGTGATCGAACCACCAGCAGTGCTCCCAACTAATGGTGTATTAGCTTTGAATAAGAAGGAAGAAAAGGAAACAGGAAACAAGGTCATCTTAAATGCTCCATTTCCAACCTATGATCCATTTGATTTCAATCAAGATCTTTATGATCCCTACCGCCATGCTGCTCCAGCCCCTGATCCAGAGTAA